In Uranotaenia lowii strain MFRU-FL chromosome 2, ASM2978415v1, whole genome shotgun sequence, one genomic interval encodes:
- the LOC129741761 gene encoding ubiquitin carboxyl-terminal hydrolase-like isoform X1, which yields MTNWGPLESNPDVFNKFLARIGVSPLWNIEDIYGIDEVLLAAVSMPLKALIFLFPCSESYEAYVASQNAEPDAHNTGHPAGLFYMRQYARNACGTVALVHAVLNNPDIELEPGSPLYSFLERAKAANPEDRGKMFESDAAIREIHQVLATEGQTAAPHPDDEVYHHFIAFVHAEGRLYELDGSKRRGPIEHGPTTPENLLHDAVAVCKQYIERDPGEVGFSMMGLVPTQ from the exons ATGACTAACTGGGGTCCCCTGGAATCAAATCCGGAT GTCTTCAACAAATTCCTCGCCAGAATTGGTGTGTCTCCGCTGTGGAACATCGAAGACATCTACGGGATAGACGAAGTACTGCTGGCCGCAGTTTCCATGCCGCTTAAAGCCCTTATTTTCCTGTTCCCATGTTCGGAATCG TACGAAGCGTACGTTGCTAGTCAGAATGCGGAACCGGATGCACACAACACCGGTCATCCGGCAGGCTTATTCTACATGCGTCAGTACGCACGCAATGCCTGTGGAACAGTGGCTCTGGTCCATGCGGTTCTTAATAATCCAGATATCGAACTAGAACCGGGCAGCCCACTTTATAGTTTTTTGGAACGTGCCAAAGCTGCCAACCCCGAAGACAGGGGCAAAATGTTTGAAAGTGATGCTGCTATCCGAGAGATTCATCAAGTACTAGCAACCGAAGGTCAAACGGCTGCTCCCCATCCTGACGATGAGGTTTATCATCATTTTATTGCATTCGTGCATGCGGAAGGCAGATTGTACGAACTGGACGGAAGCAAACGACGCGGTCCGATAGAACATGGACCGACAACGCCGGAAAACCTGCTTCACGATGCTGTGGCCGTGTGTAAACAGTACATTGAGCGAGACCCGGGAGAGGTTGGGTTTAGCATGATGGGATTGGTGCCTACCCAATAA
- the LOC129741761 gene encoding ubiquitin carboxyl-terminal hydrolase-like isoform X2: MPLKALIFLFPCSESYEAYVASQNAEPDAHNTGHPAGLFYMRQYARNACGTVALVHAVLNNPDIELEPGSPLYSFLERAKAANPEDRGKMFESDAAIREIHQVLATEGQTAAPHPDDEVYHHFIAFVHAEGRLYELDGSKRRGPIEHGPTTPENLLHDAVAVCKQYIERDPGEVGFSMMGLVPTQ, from the exons ATGCCGCTTAAAGCCCTTATTTTCCTGTTCCCATGTTCGGAATCG TACGAAGCGTACGTTGCTAGTCAGAATGCGGAACCGGATGCACACAACACCGGTCATCCGGCAGGCTTATTCTACATGCGTCAGTACGCACGCAATGCCTGTGGAACAGTGGCTCTGGTCCATGCGGTTCTTAATAATCCAGATATCGAACTAGAACCGGGCAGCCCACTTTATAGTTTTTTGGAACGTGCCAAAGCTGCCAACCCCGAAGACAGGGGCAAAATGTTTGAAAGTGATGCTGCTATCCGAGAGATTCATCAAGTACTAGCAACCGAAGGTCAAACGGCTGCTCCCCATCCTGACGATGAGGTTTATCATCATTTTATTGCATTCGTGCATGCGGAAGGCAGATTGTACGAACTGGACGGAAGCAAACGACGCGGTCCGATAGAACATGGACCGACAACGCCGGAAAACCTGCTTCACGATGCTGTGGCCGTGTGTAAACAGTACATTGAGCGAGACCCGGGAGAGGTTGGGTTTAGCATGATGGGATTGGTGCCTACCCAATAA
- the LOC129741758 gene encoding glucose dehydrogenase [FAD, quinone]-like, which yields MMFLVKLSAWVTFLFYLFATTVLYWFLNGSYHWNRLWHRWTVPSRVQYEYIIVGTGTAGSIVAAGIPSSDVLVLEAGSMRAGLMDIPLMQPLLQKTAYDWQYRTESQKSACGAMVGKKSFWPSGKVFGGSHVFNNMVHYRAQREDFEGWFSGDNQLNQFMEYFQRWGEDELLQMEDTKFGTSLGEAFSLAGASLGLKEGSFYRPNVTTRKGDRWTTSHFYEQQKREAHELIFNALVLKVLIEKEIAVGVVFEKEGRIHEIRATKGVILSAGTIGSSKILLQSGIGPKGHLETIGTKSIVDLPVGENLQDHVSTGMDLVLLSKKLPLDPLSILSPFNLINYIFKEGNDSSISFGGCESLISLRSLNLGYMVLPVGLTIDSGRNLYKMINLRQDVWQKYYQPLIDNNQQSVTVLPILLSPASKGFVRLQSKDPHSNPIIQPNYLQAESDVQTLIKGIKILEKLLSQPALQQLGAELNPKPFPGCETLSFGTNPYWECYVKQLTLTVYHPIGTCRMGPVDDDEAVVSNRDFSVHKLQRLFVIDGSILPNLPSGNPNSVIVALAKYFLNVKFSVKV from the exons ATGATGTTCCTGGTCAAACTGTCCGCTTGGGTGACTTTCCTGTTTTATTTGTTCGCCACAACGGTGCTGTACTGGTTTTTGAACGGTTCCTATCACTGGAATCGTCTCTGGCACCGATGGACCGTTCCCTCAAGGGTGCAATATGAGTACATCATCGTGGGAACCGGTACGGCTGGGTCGATTGTAGCTGCCGGCATTCCCTCGTCGGATGTTTTGGTCCTGGAAGCTGGTTCCATGAGAGCGGGGCTGATGGATATCCCCCTAATGCAGCCCTTGCTACAG aaaaccgCCTACGATTGGCAGTACCGTACTGAGTCACAAAAAAGTGCTTGTGGAGCCATGGTTGGTAAGAAAAGTTTCTGGCCCTCAGGGAAAGTTTTCGGTGGATCCCACGTCTTCAACAATATGGTACACTATCGGGCTCAGAGAGAGGATTTCGAAGGATGGTTCTCGGGTGATAATCAATTGAACCAGTTTATGGAATATTTCCAACGATGGGGTGAAGATGAACTGCTTCAAATGGAAGACACAAAATTTGGGACTAGTTTAGGGGAAGCTTTCAGTCTTGCTGGCGCTTCTCTAGGATTGAAGGAAGGATCTTTCTACAGACCTAATGTTACTACCAGGAAGGGAGATAGATGGACTACAAGTCATTTTTACGAGCAACAGAAACGTGAAGCacacgaattgatatttaatgCTTTGGTCTTGAAGGTGTTGATCGAAAAAGAAATTGCTGTTGGAGTCGTTTTTGAGAAAGAAGGCCGTATTCATGAAATACGGGCAACCAAGGGCGTAATTTTATCGGCAGGAACAATTGGTAGTTCCAAAATATTACTCCAAAGTGGAATAGGACCAAAAGGACATCTTGAAACGATTGGCACTAAATCGATTGTTGATTTACCGGTGGGAGAAAACCTACAAGATCATGTTTCCACTGGCATGGACTTGGTTTTACTATCGAAAAAACTTCCGTTGGATCCGTTAAGCATACTAAGTCCGTTCAATCTGATCAACTATATATTCAAAGAAGGAAACGATTCTTCCATATCCTTTGGAGGATGTGAAAGTTTAATTAGCTTAAGGTCCCTAAATTTAGGTTACATGGTTCTCCCGGTTGGCCTGACAATCGACTCCGGACGAAACCTTTACAAAATGATAAATCTGCGCCAGGACGTTTGGCAAAAATATTACCAACCATTGATCGACAACAATCAACAGTCCGTAACGGTTCTTCCTATTCTTCTGAGTCCAGCAAGCAAAGGATTTGTCCGACTACAATCCAAAGATCCGCATTCCAATCCAATAATCCAGCCGAACTACCTTCAGGCTGAATCGGACGTTCAAACTCTAATAAAGggaataaaaattctagaaaaacttTTATCACAACCAGCACTGCAACAATTGGGCGCTGAACTCAACCCCAAACCATTTCCGGGTTGTGAAACCCTGTCATTTGGTACAAATCCATATTGGGAATGTTACGTGAAGCAACTAACACTCACCGTGTATCACCCGATTGGCACTTGTCGGATGGGTCCGGTCGATGACGACGAAGCCGTTGTTTCTAACAGAGATTTTTCTGTGCACAAACTTCAACGGCTTTTCGTGATAGACGGGTCAATTTTGCCAAATCTTCCAAGTGGTAATCCTAATTCCGTTATTGTAGCATTGGCCAAATATTTTCTCAATGTTAAGTTTTCTGTTAAGGTTTAG
- the LOC129745257 gene encoding sphingolipid delta(4)-desaturase DES1-like — translation MGQHVSRTDFEWAYTEEPHASRRKMILAKYPQIKKLFGYDPQFKWVASSMVLMQLVTLFVIKDLSWKMIFLLAYCWGGVINHSLMLACHEIAHNLAFGHSRPMANRLFGFFCNLPIGLPMSVSFKKYHLEHHRYQGDEVIDTDLPTLLEAKLFCNTFGKFIWVCLQPLFYIFRPLIVNPKPPQRLEIVNAIIQLTFNTIVVYYFGWKIMVYLIVGSLLAMGLHPVAGHFISEHYMFAKGFETYSYYGPLNWITFNVGYHNEHHDFPAVPGRLLPEVKRIAPEFYDTIPQHSSWTRVLFDFITDPAVGPYARIKRKARGLDS, via the coding sequence ATGGGGCAACACGTATCGCGTACGGATTTCGAATGGGCCTACACGGAGGAGCCGCACGCAAGCCGCAGGAAGATGATTCTGGCGAAATACCCACAGATAAAGAAACTGTTTGGATATGATCCGCAGTTCAAGTGGGTAGCAAGCTCCATGGTTCTGATGCAGCTGGTGACGTTGTTCGTGATAAAGGATCTTTCGTGGAAGATGATTTTCCTGCTTGCTTATTGTTGGGGTGGAGTCATTAACCATTCGCTAATGTTGGCGTGTCATGAAATTGCTCACAATTTAGCTTTCGGCCATTCACGGCCGATGGCTAATCGGTTGTTTGGATTTTTCTGCAACCTCCCCATCGGATTGCCCATGTCTGTGAGCTTCAAAAAGTATCACCTCGAACACCATCGCTATCAGGGGGACGAAGTAATCGATACCGACCTGCCGACTCTTCTGGAAGCTAAGCTTTTCTGCAACACATttggaaaattcatatgggTTTGCCTGCAAcctttgttttacattttccgTCCACTTATTGTGAACCCGAAACCACCGCAAAGGTTGGAGATCGTAAATGCCATCATCCAGCTTACATTCAACACAATCGTGGTGTATTACTTTGGATGGAAGATTATGGTTTATCTGATTGTCGGATCTCTACTGGCAATGGGATTGCATCCGGTTGCGGGTCATTTCATATCCGAACATTACATGTTTGCCAAAGGCTTTGAGACCTATTCCTACTATGGGCCGCTCAACTGGATCACGTTCAATGTTGGGTACCACAATGAGCATCATGATTTTCCGGCCGTTCCGGGACGACTGCTACCGGAAGTGAAACGAATTGCTCCGGAATTCTACGACACCATCCCGCAGCACAGCTCCTGGACCCGGGTGCTGTTCGATTTCATCACCGATCCGGCGGTCGGTCCATACGCTCGCATCAAGAGGAAGGCGCGTGGGCTAGATTCGTAA